One stretch of Zootoca vivipara chromosome 8, rZooViv1.1, whole genome shotgun sequence DNA includes these proteins:
- the HGH1 gene encoding protein HGH1 homolog: MAEHPTQDLLAFLSPDTRLDLKDRATYYVMGLTGNPEGRRLLASQPELVSALLALTSDRSPCMATDAYHALINLATEPAAHGALKEGLPVLLKRLLDPTFPMANQVCTLLSNLSREEASCRALLAALQEESLGGLAALVDAFCTEGFNAEASLHYLGPLLSNLSQLPEARDFLLDRSRCVVQRLLPFTQYTRSSIRRGGVVGTLRNCCFEYGHHEWLLSDEVDLLPFLLLPLAGPEEFPEDEMERLPLDLQYLAAEKKREPDPDIRKMLLEAIMLLTATKPGRRLVREKGTYLILRELHKWEKDPGVLAACEKLIQVLIGDEPEAGMENLLEVEIPAEVEEQLQRLDLEEADQLQQQQEEKEECKSQASCSEGLQR; encoded by the exons aTGGCAGAGCATCCGACCCAGGACCTACTGGCTTTCCTCTCCCCAGATACCCGTCTGGACCTGAAGGACCGAGCCACGTACTATGTGATGGGGCTCACAGGCAACCCGGAGGGCAGGCGACTGCTGGCCTCGCAGCCGGAACTTGTGTCCGCCTTGTTGGCCCTGACCAGCGACCGCTCCCCGTGCATGGCCACAGACGCTTACCACGCCCTCATCAACCTGGCCACGGAGCCCGCTGCCCACGGGGCCCTGAAGGAAGGGCTTCCCGTCCTGCTGAAGCGCTTGCTGGATCCAACCTTCCCCATGGCCAACCAGGTCTGCACGCTGCTCTCCAACCTGTCTCGGGAGGAGGCCTCGTGCAGAGCGCTCTTGGCTGCCCTCCAGGAGGAGAGCCTGGGGGGGCTGGCGGCCCTGGTGGACGCCTTCTGCACGGAAGGCTTCAACGCCGAGGCATCTCTCCACTACCTGGGGCCCTTGCTGTCGAACCTCAGCCAGCTGCCTGAAGCCCGAGACTTCCTCTTGGACAGAtccag GTGTGTGGTGCAGAGGTTGCTGCCTTTCACACAGTACACACGCTCATCCATCCGCCGAGGAGGGGTGGTGGGCACGCTCCGCAACTGCTGCTTTGAATATG GGCACCACGAGTGGCTGCTGAGCGACGAGGTGGaccttctccccttcctcctcctccctttggcTGGACCTGAGGAGTTTCCCGAGGACGAGATGGAAA GGCTGCCCCTGGACCTCCAGTACTTGGCAGCGGAGAAGAAGAGGGAGCCAGACCCCGACATCCGCAAGATGCTGCTGGAGGCCATTATGCTG CTCACAGCCACCAAGCCAGGGCGCCGGCTAGTGCGAGAGAAAGGCACTTACCTCATCCTGCGGGAGCTGCACAAGTGGGAAAAGGACCCAGGTGTCCTGGCTGCCTGTGAAAAGCTGATCCAG GTCCTCATTGGTGACGAGCCGGAGGCCGGGATGGAGAACCTGCTGGAGGTGGAGATCCCTGCGGAGGTGGAGGAGCAGCTGCAGCGCCTGGATCTGGAGGAGGCAgatcagctgcagcagcagcaggaggagaaggaggagtgcAAGAGCCAGGCATCCTGCTCTGAAGGGCTGCAGAGATGA